From Desulfomonilia bacterium, one genomic window encodes:
- a CDS encoding SDR family oxidoreductase produces the protein MTDFNKKTVLITGAAHGIGKLMAEKIAALGGSLVLCDVNREGLEKTAEEIRKKGTTVYAHAFDISDREKVYAASEIIHKETGGIDILINNAGIVFTGEILTLPDDKHLRQVEINLLGTLWMIKAFVPDMVKRNDGHLVTIASAAGLLAMPGMGIYSATKHALMGLNEALRNELRNNNSKVKTTVVCPYIINTGMFEGMKTPFWQPALKPEAMADAVIKGILKDRMIVAKPLTVFALPVIKALFPPSVMDFITGITGLSKSIYSCKGFVEIDLSEALKGPQQADRMSEKSISRGAEARK, from the coding sequence ATGACCGATTTCAACAAAAAGACGGTTCTCATTACAGGAGCGGCGCACGGAATAGGCAAACTGATGGCGGAAAAAATAGCCGCACTTGGGGGATCGCTTGTACTTTGCGATGTCAACAGAGAAGGCCTCGAAAAAACGGCTGAAGAAATCAGGAAGAAGGGAACAACCGTATATGCCCATGCTTTTGACATTTCCGATCGCGAAAAGGTTTATGCGGCATCGGAGATCATCCATAAAGAAACAGGCGGGATCGATATCCTTATAAACAATGCCGGTATAGTATTTACCGGTGAGATACTGACACTTCCAGACGATAAGCATCTGAGGCAGGTTGAGATCAATCTTCTGGGAACCCTTTGGATGATAAAAGCCTTTGTGCCCGATATGGTAAAAAGAAATGACGGCCACCTTGTGACCATAGCTTCTGCCGCAGGTCTGCTGGCCATGCCCGGCATGGGCATTTACAGTGCGACGAAGCATGCGTTGATGGGACTGAACGAAGCGCTCAGAAATGAACTCAGGAATAATAATTCAAAGGTCAAGACAACCGTTGTCTGCCCTTACATTATCAATACCGGAATGTTCGAGGGCATGAAAACGCCTTTCTGGCAGCCTGCGCTTAAACCTGAGGCAATGGCTGATGCAGTGATCAAGGGGATTTTGAAAGACAGAATGATCGTGGCCAAGCCGTTGACCGTATTTGCACTGCCCGTAATAAAGGCGCTTTTCCCGCCGTCTGTCATGGATTTCATTACAGGCATCACGGGTCTGAGCAAATCGATATATTCATGCAAGGGGTTTGTGGAAATTGATTTAAGCGAGGCATTAAAAGGCCCGCAGCAGGCGGATAGGATGTCGGAAAAAAGCATCTCCAGGGGAGCTGAAGCCCGGAAATAA
- a CDS encoding HXXEE domain-containing protein yields MKNGTLINIDKKPEMIFILCLVYALHMVEEFSCGFVEWADRYFGKFNWAQNLIGNFMFFVALAYGCYLYYKDPKRNLWAGVSGSMWVLSNAFLHISTNILGREYSPGVVTAAALYVPGGLYFISQWGRKGLLTWKILIMGFVIGAMIFMLIPTYVRAIILRARLAKIFHLVK; encoded by the coding sequence GTGAAAAACGGTACCTTGATTAATATTGATAAGAAACCTGAGATGATTTTTATTCTCTGCCTTGTTTACGCTTTGCATATGGTCGAGGAATTTTCCTGCGGCTTTGTTGAATGGGCCGATAGATATTTCGGCAAGTTCAACTGGGCCCAGAATTTAATCGGCAATTTCATGTTCTTTGTGGCCCTGGCCTACGGCTGCTATCTCTACTATAAAGATCCCAAAAGAAATTTGTGGGCCGGAGTATCAGGCAGCATGTGGGTCCTGTCCAATGCCTTCCTTCACATTTCAACCAATATTCTTGGCAGGGAGTATTCTCCCGGCGTGGTCACGGCGGCCGCTCTTTACGTACCCGGCGGATTGTATTTCATTTCACAATGGGGTAGGAAGGGTCTGCTGACCTGGAAAATTCTCATAATGGGATTTGTTATTGGCGCAATGATCTTTATGCTCATCCCCACCTATGTAAGAGCCATAATTCTTCGAGCCAGACTTGCCAAGATCTTTCATCTTGTGAAATGA
- a CDS encoding amidohydrolase family protein, producing MNGKEGKIDMHVHYLPYAYREALLKNPGANPDRFPTPDWNPEMHLEFMEAMHITTSMISVSSPHLSFADGVYASKIARQSNEEGAELAEKYPGRFGLLASLPLPDETGSIDEIEYALDVLHADGFTLPTNARGVYLGDPKLDPVFEVLNKRRAIAVIHPTTPGLIPPNVAERAPIPMMEFFFDTTRTVTNLILNRTLKRFPDIRIVVPHAGAFLPLLADRLFAFTNFMPQDGDVPDVYAELKNLYYDVAGFCVPRQLSVLLGITGPENLLYGSDFPYTPRFGCEILADLLEKTELLTYTNRQDIYRGNAISLFPRLAN from the coding sequence ATGAACGGCAAAGAAGGTAAAATTGATATGCACGTGCATTACCTGCCTTATGCCTATCGAGAGGCGCTGCTCAAAAACCCAGGGGCAAACCCTGACAGATTTCCAACCCCGGACTGGAATCCGGAGATGCACCTGGAGTTCATGGAGGCAATGCATATCACAACTTCCATGATTTCTGTCTCGTCGCCGCATCTAAGCTTCGCCGATGGCGTCTACGCCAGTAAAATCGCCCGCCAGTCAAATGAGGAAGGGGCAGAACTTGCGGAAAAATATCCCGGCCGGTTCGGTCTACTGGCGTCGCTCCCTCTGCCCGATGAAACCGGCAGCATTGATGAGATAGAATATGCCCTGGATGTGTTGCATGCAGACGGCTTTACCTTACCCACCAATGCGCGTGGAGTTTATCTGGGTGATCCGAAGCTTGATCCGGTTTTCGAGGTTTTGAACAAGCGCCGGGCGATTGCAGTTATCCATCCGACGACACCCGGCCTCATTCCTCCGAACGTCGCCGAACGGGCGCCAATACCCATGATGGAATTTTTCTTCGATACGACACGGACTGTAACCAATCTGATACTGAACAGGACATTGAAACGGTTTCCGGATATCAGAATCGTTGTACCGCATGCAGGAGCGTTTCTGCCGCTTCTTGCAGACAGATTGTTTGCATTCACGAACTTCATGCCTCAGGATGGAGATGTTCCGGATGTCTATGCAGAATTGAAAAACCTTTATTATGATGTGGCGGGTTTCTGCGTGCCCAGACAGCTGAGCGTGCTCCTGGGGATAACAGGCCCCGAGAACCTGCTCTACGGAAGTGATTTCCCCTACACCCCTCGTTTCGGCTGCGAAATTCTGGCGGATTTACTTGAAAAAACCGAGCTGCTCACCTACACAAACCGCCAGGACATATACCGGGGCAATGCGATCAGCCTTTTCCCGCGTCTGGCAAACTGA